The window TTTGTCTAACAATAATGAGAAGGATGATACTAATCAAGGTAATGTTATCAACGCACCAGAACTAACAACAACCCCATTACAAAAAGATGAATATCATTTTGTAGATAAAAAAACAGAAGAAAAAAGTTTAAAAAATGATGAAAATTTAGAAATTAACTTAATTAAAAACAATAATAAAATCAAGCAAAATGTACCTGTAGTAAATAAACCAATCAATACAAATATGGAAAATTTACAAATAACAGCTACCAAGGCAATAAATAAATACAACGCTCTTTCAAAAGAAGAAAAATTAAAAAAATTAAATGAAATTAATCATTATTATCAAACATTATCTGAAAATGATAAAAAAGCTTTTAAAGAAAAATTAACAACTACTGGATTAGCAGCTTTAAGTGGAGGCGCATTAACAGCTTATGGAACAAAAATGACTGTTAGTGGTACCACTGCCACTAGTGTCGCAAATGCAGAAGCAATGGAAATGACTCCGTTCTTATCAACAAGCACAACAGAAAGCTTAGCCGCTGCAGAAACAGAAACAATTACTGTTGCCGAAACAGCGGCGGCGGTTGAAGGCGGAGTTATAGCTGGAGAAACTGGTACTGCTGCCGCTCTGGCTCCGGAAACTCTAGGGCTATCCTTAGTAATTGGAGGATTAGCAATTGCCGGAACATGAATATATTTTGCTTTTCATCATCATGCAACATCTGATATTGCGTTGCCAACTTCAATTCATCATAATGTTTATGATAACATTGAAAAATGATATAAATTTCTAGCTCATGATAAATTAAAAATTAAAATTAACAAAAACACATGAAATGAAATCAAACAAAATAAAAATTCACAAGCAAACATTATAAAAATTATTAAAAATAAATTTGTTATAAATGACCATTCTGGCTGGGGCGGAAGTGTTACAAACGAAGATTTCAACACTTTTGTAAAAGTAATAGTGCTTCATTTCGAACAAATAAATGGTTATTTTGAAATATTAGATAATGAAAATGATGGTTTTGTCATTATAACCAACACTGAAGGCGATTGACTAGGAATAGAATAAAAATTTAACATTTTTAATTAAAAGAGAAAAATATTTCTTATATGTGTTATGTAGAAATAACCTGATTTTTAATTTTAATATATTTGTTAATTATCTAATTTAAATTAAGATTAAAAATATTTTTATTAAAGCAGTATTTAAATTTAAATACTGCTTTTCTATTTTGACAAAATAAAAAAAGAAAAAATTGTTTGGTTGTTTAAGGGCGCGGGTATTTTTCGCCATAGAATATCACCTTAGAAAGGTAGTATTTTAACAGTTTTTAAATTTAGTTATTAAAGGTTTAACCTTTAATTTTTGTTATTAGTTGGGTCCAAGTAGGATTTTTAAATATTGTTACTTTTAGATTAACGATTTCCTTTTTTTGAATATTACCGTTTTCAATTTCTTCATACTTGATATTAAAGTTGAGTTTTGTAAGTTCATCAAGAATATTTTCATTTTTTGCATGGTAATTATCTATTATGCTATGTATTGTCTTTTCCTTAATTGGAGATATTGTATCAATTTTTATTCAGTTTGGCATATTTTTTGGTCATTGTTGTGTATGTATATATAAATCTCATTTTATATCAGTTTTAGGTTTTTCTCATCTATTTTTTACTAAGTAAACAAATCCTTTTTTTAAGTTTAATTCGTATGATTCATTCTCAATTTGTAATATTGGTTCATTTGCTTTTTTAGAACAACCAACTATTGGTAATGTTATTACTCCTAAAACAGCGGTTATATTTAAAAATTTCATAAAATTAACTCCTTTATTTTGTTTTTTCAATATATATATATATATATATTATACGAAAATCCTTAAAATCATTAGAAAAATGGCAAAACCGATTAAAAACTGAAAGGTATAGTAAAAGGCGGGTACCGTTTTAAAAATTGGAAAAATGGCAGTTGAAAAGTTAACTGTTGCTTTTGCAATGATTGCTAATGGTCGTAAAATCGTAATAATTTGTGAAGCAGCGAGCATTCAGTTTATCATTTTGATGCCAGCATTTTGAATGGCACAGCCAATGTCATTAAAAGTTGGTATTCATCGTCCAGAATATTTGCAATTTGCTGGCGGAATTAAATCATCTCATTCTGAGTTGGTTGAGCCATCAGGTATAAACGCCGTGGAATTTAAGACATTAAAGTCATAAATTTTAAAATTGTAGTTAGAGATATTGCCTTTATGATAAAGCGGAAAAGTCAAGGTAAAAATATTAATACCCTAGCGAATATCAATGTCGGTGTTAAGATAATTAATATTATTAGCAGTGTTACTGGCTGACAATTTAATTAGTTTATTGTCATAAGATTTAAGAACATTAAAATCAATTTGATAAATGCTATTGTTGTTTTTAATGGCATTATAATTCTCTTGGTGCGATTTTTTATCAAAAGTAAAGAAATAACTTCTTAGTAATAATTCTGAGTTTCCTATAATATTTACTAAGTATTTTTTGGGATAAAAGGTAATTTAATGAACGGTAAAAGAAACCGATTTGAATAAAATAATCCTTCTTATAGTTTTCTACACCTTTAAAATCAATTTCTGTATGAGTGTTTTCATCCATATCAAAAGTAGCATAAAATAAACTTGCAAAGAAATTGCCAAGAATTTCGTAGATTTCGTCAAAAACATTTTTGTAATCGCTGTTGTTAATACTAGGTATGTTGTTTTTAAAATAAAGGTAAATGTCATTTTTTAATTCAGGGTCGTATCTCAAAAAACTAAATTTAACATTAAGATAATTTAAGGTACCAAAAAGGTACTTAATTAAGTAATAATCGTTAGTATTTGCCGTATCATATTTTCATATTTCACTTTCACCATGTAATAATTGTAAATAGTTATTACCTGCGATTAAGGTTTTATTAAAAGCTTTAATTTTTAAAACATTCTTATTAATTTCATTCTCACTACTAGAAGTCTTATGATGAAAATAGCTTTCATCTTTAAAACCATGGTTTTTAATGATAAATTCTTTGTAATAATCTTTTTCTAAGGTGTTAATGAAATTAAATATTGGCGTTCAATAGAGATAAGAGTAATTAAATTTATCAAAATCACCACGATGAATCATTAGACTTGGTACATAACCTTTAATTTTATCTACTATTTTGATAATATTATTTCCTAGGTGAAGTACAAATGTTAGATAAATACAAAGACGAAAACGAATTTTATAGTTTAATAGGCATAAAATATAAAACTTTCATGAAAATGGTAGAAATTTTAAAAGAAGGTGAAGCTAAACAAAAACAAATTGGTGGTAGACCAAATAAATTATCAATAGAGCAAAGATTACTTATGACTTTAGAATACTGAAAAGAATATAGTACATATCGTATTATTGCAAAAAAATATAATATTAGTCATGTTAGTTGTATTCGTAATATCTTTTGAGTTGAAAATACTCTAATAAAAAATAGTCACTTTCATATACCTGGCAAAAAGATATTATTAGAAAATAAGGGTACTACTAATAATTTATTAGCAATTGATGCTACAGAAATTCCAATTGAAAGAATTAAAAAAAACTAAAATTATTATTTTTTGGTAAGAAAAGGCAACATTCATTAAAATCGCAAATAATTATTGATTTATTTAACAATAAAATTATTTCAGTAGATTTTTGTTATGGCAGTACTCATGATTATAAGTTATTTTTAAAATCAAATACACTTATAAATCCAAAATTAGAATTAATTGCCGATTCAGGATATCAAGGTTTGCAAAATGTTCATAAAAATACATTATTGCCAATTAAAAAGAGTAAAAATAATCCTTTAAATCCAGATAAAAAGGAATATAATAGCTTTTTAAGTAAAGTTAGAATTGTCATTGAACATGTTTTTGCTAGATTAAAAAGATTTAAAATACTAGTTTATCGTTATCGCAATAAGATTAGAAGATTTGGATTACGATTTAACTTAATTTCAGGAATATATAATTTTGAATTAAGCTAGTTATAGTTATGTACCAAGTCTAATGAACTTATATTCAAGAATTGAATGGTTTGAATGGTATTGTTAATAAAGACGATGATAATCAAATGATAAATTTATTACTTTTTGGTGATGGTATTAATAAAGAAGATGCTTGAAAGTGATATCAAGGTGATTGAAATATAATTACTTATAATGGGCAAGAATTTAAAGATTATATTGTGAACCCTACTAGTGCTGCTCATAATGTTTTTGCTCATGAATATGGGCACCTTAGTTTCTTATTATACATATTTTAAAAAAAAAATAACCAAAGCGGAGCATTTCATCTTTGAGAATGATTAAATAAAAAAATAAGTTTTAATAATTATTTATCGCAAATGTTATTTTCGTGAATTTTAGTTCCTAGTAATTATCATATTTTTCATCCGTTAGAATCTACTTGAATTGAAGAGTGATTTGGTGAAGCTTTTGCCTATTGAATGTTAACGCCGCAGCATTTACGAACTTACGGATGAGAAATATTAAATCAATATTTTATGTTAGAATTACCAAAAATTATTAAAAGTTAATTTAGTTAATTAATTTAGAAAATACTAAGAATTTTAAAATTCTTAGTATTTTTGTTTATTCCTATGATTTCTTGTTAATTTAAGAAATAGTAAATGCTTATTAATAAAACATTTGTTATAATAGTAAAAGTTATTACAATATTTTAAAACTGAATTAATTTGATATAATTTAATTAGTGAGGTAAGATATGAAAAATAATTTTGATATCATTAATAATACTGAATTTGATGTCACATTTTATACTGACTCGTGGCATAAAATTTTAAATACAATAACCGATATGTTAAATATTGATGATGCTTTAGAATTATCGTTAAACATTATTAGTAAAGAAATGAGTTTGAAATTAAATCAAACTTATCGGCGAAAAAATTATGTTGCTGATGTGCTATCTTTTCCCGTTGAAGAAGATAGTCAAAAACTTTATGCGATGATTAATATGCGAATTTTAGGTGATATTTTTATTTGCTTTGAATTAGCACAAGAACAAGCCGATAAATATGAACATAGTTTATTGCGCGAGTTATCATTTTTATTTTTACACGGTTTGTTACATTTATTGGGATATGATCATCAAACTAAATCAGAAAAAGATATCATGTTTGCTTTACAAGATGAAGTATTAACAAAGTTAAAAATTACTAGAAATAAATAGAGGAGAAATTATGGAAAAAGATTATTTAAAAATATTAAAAGAGTTAAGTAATAATTCTTATAGTCCATATTCAAAGTTTCAAGTAGCAGCAATATTACAAATAAAGGATGATATAATAATTTAAGGAGTTAATGTTGAAAATATCGCTTATGGTGAAACTATTTGTGCTGAAAGAGTAGCTTTGATGCAAGCTTATACGCACGGTTTTACAAAAGAAGATTTAATTGCCATTCATCTTTATACAAAAACAGGAATAACTCCTTGTGGTAGTTTGTCGGCAAGTAATGAGTGAATTATTAACGGCAAATTGTCAAGTTTATATTTATAATGAAACAGAAATAGTTGGTGTATATAAAAATGAACAACTATTGCCGAATCGTTTTAAATCAATTAACTAAATAACATTAGGATAAAGAAATATATTTAAAATAAGTTATAGTAATGGAGCATAATTTTATGAAGGAAACAAATAGTAATTTATTATTAGTTGACATAAAAAATTTAAGTAAAAAATATCGTCAAAAATGAGCTTTACAAGATATTAATTTACAAATTTATTGTGGTGGCGAGCGAAGAATTGGTTTGATTGGTGCTAATGGTAGTGGCAAATCAACCATTTCAGAAATTATTGCGGGAATAAGAAAGCCAACAGCAGGAGTAGTTTGAAAAAAGTCAGAATTAGTTATTGGGATTCAGTTTCAAGATTCTAAATATCCGATGGGTATTACTATTTTAGATATGATTCAGTATTACTTAGAAACTTTTGATATTAAATATCATCATGATGATTTAGAAAATTTGTTAAAAACATATCAACTAGATGGTATTAAGAAAAAACAAATTAATTCTTTATCTGGAGGTCAACAACAAAGATTAAATATTTTATTAGTAGTTATTCATAAACCGCAATTAATTATTTTAGATGAAGTATCAACAGGTTTAGATATTAAAGTTCGTGAAGATATTTTTGAATTTTTAGAAGAAAATGTTGTTAAGAAAAATGTAACGATGATTTTAGTAACCCATATTTATGAGTGAAGTAGAAAAGTTTTGTGAAAAAATCATTTTTTTACATAATGGTTTAATTAAAGAACAAATTACTGTTAAAGAAGTTATTGAACAATATGGTACCGTTGCTGAATATACAAAAGTAAAATTTAAATTTTATAAAGAACAAGATAAAAATAATAATCCTTCTTTAATTATCAATAATGAAAGGAAAAAAATAATGTTCAATAACTTGATGACAGAAAAAAGATTATTTAAAAGTTTTTTTAAACTTTTAATTCGTTATTACTCTCGTGGATATATGGCTGTTAGTTATTTAATTTTTTTTCCCTTAATGATATTAATAATTGATTTTATTGTTTTTTCCAGTGAATTACCTAATATTGATGATGAATTTTTATTAAGCAAAATAAAAAATATGATTGCGGGGGCATTAATGATTCAAGTAATGATTATTGGGTTTCAAATTATTTCAGGAACAATTGTTGAATTTCGTAATTCAATAATTATTAAGCATTTTGGATCAATTAATATGAAACCCAGAACTTTTTTCTTAACTGTTATTTTATTTGGTTGTATTTTAAGTTTGTTTACAATTTTAATAACATTATTTTGAACTATCATTATTTTTGGGCGTCAATTTAATATTAGTGAACTTTTAAGTTTTATTAACTTACCAGTTATTGGTTATTTAATATTTTCTATTATAATTAGTATTAGTTTTGGAGTTTTATTAGCAACATTTTTAAAAACTCAAAAACAACATATGTTAATTTCTAATGCTTTATTTTTACCAATGATGCTTTTTAGTGGCGTATTTTTATCAAATTTAAATTTTGATAAGAATTTAATTTTTAAGATTTTTAGTTATTTATCAATTTTTAAATATCCAAGTAATTTATTAATGAATAATATTGCTAACAATAATATGTTATCCAACACAAATTTTATTATTAATATTTTAGTTTCTAGTGCCTTACCCTTAATATTTATTGGCGTTGCCATTAAATGGTGAAAATGATATGAATAATAATTTTCGTTTTGGTTTTATTGCCATTGTTGGTGAACCAAATGTTGGTAAATCTACTTTATTAAATACTTTAATGTTAAAAAAAATTGCTATTGTTAGTAATAAACCGCAAACAACAAGAAATCGAATTCAAGGAATTTTGACTACCGATGATTATCAAATAATTTTTATTGATAGTCCAGGAATTCATAAATCTACTAATGAATTAGGAAAAAGTTTAAATCGGGTGGCAATGCAAAGTACTAACGGTGTTGAAGGTATTTTATGATTAGTTAATAGTTATGAAGAAATTTCATTAACACATCAATATATATATAAGTCTTTGCAGGAGCGAGAAGTACCAATTTTTTTAGGATTGACAAAAATTGATTTAATTACTTCTAAGCAATTAGAGCAAAAAATTAAATTATGAAATGAACGATTTAATGTTCAAGAAATTATTGGTATTAGTTGTTTAAAAAATATTAATATTAGTTTTTTATTAAATAAGCTGATGATGACATTACCGCTTGGACCGCAGTATTTTCCTAAAAATATGTTTCAAGATCAACAAGAAGATTTTTTTGTTAAAGAAATTATTCGTGAGAAAATTCTCTTATTAACTCATCAAGAAGTACCACACGGTGTTGCGATTTTAATTGAGGAATTTAAAAAGGAAAGAACAAAAAAAATTATTCGTGTAATCGCTACTATTATTGTTGAAAGAGATTCACAAAAAGGAATTTTAATTGGCAATGGTGGAAAAATGATTAAAAATATTGGGTCGCAAGCAAGAATTGAATTAGAAGAAATTTTTGCGACCCAATTTTATTTAGAATTATTCGTTAAAGTAATAAAAAAATGAAGAGATAGTCCTAACATATTAGCAAAATTAGGTTATGGTAAAAAATAAAGAAAATAAAGTGCATTGACAACAAAAATTTCGGGAATAATTGTTAATAAACAAGATTATAAATTGGTTGATGCCGTTGTTAATATTTATACTATTAATGGCATTATTGCTATTTATTGTCCGGGGGTGCAAAAAATTACTTCTAAAAATCAAGCATTTTTACAATTATTTAATTATTGTGAATTTGAATTATTTTTTGCTTATAGTAAAAATAAAATGCATCGATTAAAAACCGGAGTTATTCTTGAAACATTCCCTAATATTCATAGTAACTATGAACGCTTAATGGTCAGTAATTATTTAGTTAAACTTTATAGTGAACTTACTGATGAGGATACTAAATATTATTTTTAATGAATTATTAGTTATTTTACAAACTATTAATAATGATAAAAATGAAGTTAAAAAACTTTTCTGTTTTTTAACTTTTAAAGTGTTAAAACTTTTAGGATTACAATTGCAACTAAACCATTGTAGCATTTGTAAAAGTAATAAGAATATTAAAAACAATAAATTGATCAGCTGGTGGCTTTGTTTGTCGTGGTTGTTTTAAAAACGAACAACAAATATTGCCAATTTCACTTTTACAAGCACTATAATGAATTAAATCATGAACCAGAATTTGAACAATGAGAGATTAATCAAGATGATTTATATGTTCTAATTCCATTTTATTATGAATATCTAGTCGAGCCCGGAGTTTTAAGTTATCAATCTTTAAAATCGATTAAAGAAAAATGAATTTTATCTTCTCTCTTTAAATAAAGAGTGATTTTTTATTTTTAAAAAGGAATTAATTCGTTATTTTGTTAATTAAATTTTGAAAGGAGTGATATTAGATTAATAATCCCTAATTAATTAGTGAAAATCATCGTACTACTGTTAGTTATTTTTTTAATTTTGTCGAAAACTCTTGATAAAATAAAAAAAATCATCAACTTGATAATTTTAAAAGGCTTTTATGTAAAATTACTATTTTTACTTTAACTTTTTTATACATTAAAATATAATAGACTTCTTGCAAAATTAATTTAAAATATAATTGAATTGTTGTTTTTAATAAAAAGGTGGAATTTAAATGAAATTTAAAAAAAATAATCAAATAAGTGATAAAAATTTTTTAAGATTAACTGGTATTAAACATACTACTTTTAATAAAATGCTAGAAATTTTAAAAATAGAAGAATTAAAAAAGAGATTTCGTCGCGGAAGAACCAATAAATTATCATTAGAAAATCGTATTTTAATGACTTTAGAATATTGAAGAGAATATAGAACTTATTTTCATATTGCAAAAAGTTATGATATTAGTGAAAGTAGTTGTTATAGAAATATCAAATGAATTGAAGACACTTTAATAAAACACCCTAATTTTCAACAACTTACTGGTCAAAAATCACTATTAAAAGATTATTTCAAAGATAAGACTGTTATAATTGATGTAACTGAAAGCCAAATCCAACGCCCAAAAAAAGACAAAAACAGCACTACTCAGGAAAAAAGAAAAAACACACAATAAAAACACAAGTTATAATTGAAAAAGATAGTAAAAAAATTATTAGTTCTGATTTTTCTTATGGTAAAAACCATGACTTTAAAATTTTAAAAGATTCAAAAATTAAATTTTTACCAGAAACAACTGTTTTAGTGGATTTAGGTTATCAAGGCATACAAAAAATTAATCATAATGTTTTAATTCCTAAAAGAAAATCAAAGAAAAACCCTTTAAATAAAGAAGAAAAGCAAAATAATGAGCGAATTTCAAAAATGAGAATTGTTATTGAAAATGTTTTTGCTATACTTAAAAAATTTAAAATTATTAGTGAAAAATATCGAAATCGTAGAAAAAGATTTGCTTTAAGATTTAATTTAATAGCTTCAATTTATAATTTACAACTATTAGTTTAAATATATTTTTTAATTTTGTCGAAAACTCTTGATATTTATTGAATATACTTAATTTTAGGTATATTTTAATATGATAGAGGTGGATAATAATTATGGAAAAAATAATTCAAGAACTAGTAAATATTTTAACAGATGATCAATTTTTAGAATTTTATGAAAAAGTCAAACAACAAGCAGAATTAATAAAAAAACAAAAACGTTTAAATGAAATTGATCAAAAATTTAGAGCGCAAGGTATTAAATGCCCTAAATGTGAATCTTACCATTGCGTTAAAAATGGACATAATTCAGAAGGAAAACAAAAATATTTATGTAAAAATTGCCGTGCAAGTTTTGACGCTTTTCGTAATCATTTTATTTATTGAAGTCATTTAAATTATGAACAATGAATTAATTAACGAAAATTCAATTATTACTTCCGATATGCAAAAATTATATTTTTTAGTAGCAAAACAAACAAATTCTACTTTATGTGTAACTAAAACAACAATTAATCCTGAAGCTAGTTATCGTAACTTAAATAAAATCAGTAAATTACAATCTAGTCTTAAAGAAGCCTTAATTCATTATCATGGTTTAGGTTTTACTAATATTCAAAATTATTTAAATCTCTGAAAATGAAAATACCAACATAAGGGTTTAACTCCAAATCAACAAACAGCGGTATTATATTTTAATGTATAAAAAAAGTTAAAGTAAAAATAGTAATTTTACATAAAAGCCTTTTAAAATTATCAAGTTGATGATTTTTTTTATTTTATCAAGAGTTTTCGACAAAATTAAAAAATATATTTGATAATTTAAAATTTCAGTCTTTTTTTATTGTAAATAATAATTTTTATTATGTTTTAATGACAAAATATTTGTAAAAATAATCTAAAAATTATTTTAATAACACTTTTATATTTATTTTAAATTTAAAAATTATAATTATCATATTAATTTTGCAAGAAGTCTAATACCGCTGTTTGTTGGTTTGGAGTTAAACCCTTATGTTGGTATTTTCATTTTCAGAGATTTAAATAATTTTGAATATTAGTAAAACCTAAACCATGATAATGAATTAAGGCTTCTTTAAGACTAGATTGTAATTTACTGATTTTATTTAAGTTACGATAACTAGCTTCAGGATTAATTGTTGTTTTAGTTACACATAAAGTAGAATTTGTTTGTTTTGCTACTAAAAAATATAATTTTTGCATATCAGAAGTAATAATTGAATTTTCGTTAATTAATTCTTTGTTCATATTTTCAATAACTCATTGTTTTTGTAAACGTTTGGTGTTTGTGGATTTAACATAAATATTGTTATTATTATCAATTGCCATTTGAATACAGCATTTAGTATTAGTTGCGAATGGGTCAAGGTGAATTCTTCGTGGATCAGTTTTATATTTGAAATTTCCTTTATGGATTTCTTTAATAAATGTTTCATCGATTTGGATTTTACCAGATAATTTTTTAAATTTTAATTGGGTATTTTCTAATTGTTTTGATTTCATTAATTTTTGACGATTATATCAAGCAGTTTTTAATGTAGTTTTAATAAAACGAGAAATTGTTTTACTAGATTGCCCCAGCAATGAAATTTGAATCAATAAATTTCATTGTTCATAATTTAAATGACTTCAATAAATAAAATGATTACGAAAAGCGTCAAAACTTGCACGGCAATTTTTACATAAATATTTTTGTTTTCCTTCTGGATTATGTCCATTTTTAACGCAATGGTAAGATTCACATTTAGGGCATTTAATACCTTGCGCTCTAAATTTTTGATCAATTTCATTTAAACGTTTTTGTTTTTTTATTAATTCTGCTTGTTGTTTGACTTTTTCATAAAATTCTAAAAATTGATCATCTGTTAAAGTATTTACTAGTTCTTGAATTATTTTTTCCATAATTACTATCCACCTCTATCATATTAAAAATATACCTAAAATTAAGTATATTCAATAAATATCAAGAGTTTTCGACAAAATTAAAATAACTTTTTTATACATTAAAATATAATACCGCTGTTTGTTGGTTTAAATCCTTATCAACAATCAAACTTGTTGTATTTTAATTTATAACCACTAATTCTAAAATTTAATAAAATTAATTTTTAGAAGTCAGGTTGATGACTTTTTTTATTTTATCAATACTTATCTATAAAATTAGAAAAAAATTATCATCGAGAATTTATATATTAGACTTCTTGCAAAATTAATTTAAAATATAATTGAATTGTTGTTTTTAATAAAAAGGTGGAATTTAAATGAAATTTAAAAAAAATAATCAAATAAGTGATAAAAATTTTTTAAGATTAACTGGTATTAAACATACTACTTTTAATAAAATGCTAGAAATTTTAAAAATAGAAGAATTAAAAAAGAGATTTCGTCGCGGAAGAACCAATAAATTATCATTAGAAAATCGTATTTTAATAGACTTCTTGCAAAATTAATATGATAATTATAATTTTTAAATTTAAAATAAATATAAAAGTGTTATTAAAATAATTTTTAGATTATTTTTACAAATATTTTGTCATTAAAACATAATAAAAATTATTATTTACAATAAAAAAAGACTGAAATTTTAAATTATCAAATATATTTAAACTAATAGTTGTAAATTATAAATTGAAGCTATTAAATTAAATCTTAAAGCAAATCTTTTTCTACGATTTCGATATTTTTCACTAATAATTTTAAATTTTTTAAGTATAGCAAAAACATTTTCAATAACAATTC is drawn from Spiroplasma endosymbiont of Clivina fossor and contains these coding sequences:
- a CDS encoding transposase family protein; this translates as MLDKYKDENEFYSLIGIKYKTFMKMVEILKEGEAKQKQIGGRPNKLSIEQRLLMTLEYWKEYSTYRIIAKKYNISHVSCIRNIFWVENTLIKNSHFHIPGKKILLENKGTTNNLLAIDATEIPIERIKKN
- a CDS encoding transposase family protein, whose protein sequence is MFFGKKRQHSLKSQIIIDLFNNKIISVDFCYGSTHDYKLFLKSNTLINPKLELIADSGYQGLQNVHKNTLLPIKKSKNNPLNPDKKEYNSFLSKVRIVIEHVFARLKRFKILVYRYRNKIRRFGLRFNLISGIYNFELS
- the ybeY gene encoding rRNA maturation RNase YbeY, with the translated sequence MKNNFDIINNTEFDVTFYTDSWHKILNTITDMLNIDDALELSLNIISKEMSLKLNQTYRRKNYVADVLSFPVEEDSQKLYAMINMRILGDIFICFELAQEQADKYEHSLLRELSFLFLHGLLHLLGYDHQTKSEKDIMFALQDEVLTKLKITRNK
- a CDS encoding ABC transporter ATP-binding protein codes for the protein MKETNSNLLLVDIKNLSKKYRQKWALQDINLQIYCGGERRIGLIGANGSGKSTISEIIAGIRKPTAGVVWKKSELVIGIQFQDSKYPMGITILDMIQYYLETFDIKYHHDDLENLLKTYQLDGIKKKQINSLSGGQQQRLNILLVVIHKPQLIILDEVSTGLDIKVREDIFEFLEENVVKKNVTMILVTHIYEWSRKVLWKNHFFT
- a CDS encoding ABC transporter permease, with the protein product MSEVEKFCEKIIFLHNGLIKEQITVKEVIEQYGTVAEYTKVKFKFYKEQDKNNNPSLIINNERKKIMFNNLMTEKRLFKSFFKLLIRYYSRGYMAVSYLIFFPLMILIIDFIVFSSELPNIDDEFLLSKIKNMIAGALMIQVMIIGFQIISGTIVEFRNSIIIKHFGSINMKPRTFFLTVILFGCILSLFTILITLFWTIIIFGRQFNISELLSFINLPVIGYLIFSIIISISFGVLLATFLKTQKQHMLISNALFLPMMLFSGVFLSNLNFDKNLIFKIFSYLSIFKYPSNLLMNNIANNNMLSNTNFIINILVSSALPLIFIGVAIKWWKWYE
- the era gene encoding GTPase Era produces the protein MALPLNGENDMNNNFRFGFIAIVGEPNVGKSTLLNTLMLKKIAIVSNKPQTTRNRIQGILTTDDYQIIFIDSPGIHKSTNELGKSLNRVAMQSTNGVEGILWLVNSYEEISLTHQYIYKSLQEREVPIFLGLTKIDLITSKQLEQKIKLWNERFNVQEIIGISCLKNINISFLLNKLMMTLPLGPQYFPKNMFQDQQEDFFVKEIIREKILLLTHQEVPHGVAILIEEFKKERTKKIIRVIATIIVERDSQKGILIGNGGKMIKNIGSQARIELEEIFATQFYLELFVKVIKKWRDSPNILAKLGYGKK
- the recO gene encoding DNA repair protein RecO translates to MTTKISGIIVNKQDYKLVDAVVNIYTINGIIAIYCPGVQKITSKNQAFLQLFNYCEFELFFAYSKNKMHRLKTGVILETFPNIHSNYERLMVSNYLVKLYSELTDEDTKYYF
- a CDS encoding DNA repair protein RecO C-terminal domain-containing protein, coding for MRILNIIFNELLVILQTINNDKNEVKKLFCFLTFKVLKLLGLQLQLNHCSICKSNKNIKNNKLISWWLCLSWLF
- a CDS encoding transposase family protein → MKFKKNNQISDKNFLRLTGIKHTTFNKMLEILKIEELKKRFRRGRTNKLSLENRILMTLEYWREYRTYFHIAKSYDISESSCYRNIKWIEDTLIKHPNFQQLTGQKSLLKDYFKDKTVIIDVTESQIQRPKKDKNSTTQEKRKNTQ
- a CDS encoding transposase family protein; this encodes MKTQVIIEKDSKKIISSDFSYGKNHDFKILKDSKIKFLPETTVLVDLGYQGIQKINHNVLIPKRKSKKNPLNKEEKQNNERISKMRIVIENVFAILKKFKIISEKYRNRRKRFALRFNLIASIYNLQLLV
- a CDS encoding IS1/IS1595 family N-terminal zinc-binding domain-containing protein encodes the protein MEKIIQELVNILTDDQFLEFYEKVKQQAELIKKQKRLNEIDQKFRAQGIKCPKCESYHCVKNGHNSEGKQKYLCKNCRASFDAFRNHFIYWSHLNYEQWIN
- a CDS encoding IS1/IS1595 family N-terminal zinc-binding domain-containing protein, which translates into the protein MEKIIQELVNTLTDDQFLEFYEKVKQQAELIKKQKRLNEIDQKFRAQGIKCPKCESYHCVKNGHNPEGKQKYLCKNCRASFDAFRNHFIYWSHLNYEQWNLLIQISLLGQSSKTISRFIKTTLKTAWYNRQKLMKSKQLENTQLKFKKLSGKIQIDETFIKEIHKGNFKYKTDPRRIHLDPFATNTKCCIQMAIDNNNNIYVKSTNTKRLQKQWVIENMNKELINENSIITSDMQKLYFLVAKQTNSTLCVTKTTINPEASYRNLNKISKLQSSLKEALIHYHGLGFTNIQNYLNLWKWKYQHKGLTPNQQTAVLDFLQN